The Hydrogenobacter sp. T-2 region CTTTTCTGCAAGTGCCATACCTACCGCATTGCCTATACCTTGACCAAGTGGTCCAGTGGTAGCCTCCACGCCGGGAGTGAGAAAGTTCTCGGGATGTCCTGGAGTTCTACTGCCCAACTGTCTAAAAGCCTTTAGGTCTTCCAGCGTAAGGTCATATCCCATCACAAACAAGAGAGAATAAAGCATGGCACTGGCATGACCTGCAGATAGAACAAACCTGTCTCTGTTTATCCAGTTTGGGTTTTTGGGATTAAAGCGTAGAAAACGGTCAAAGATAAGATAAGCTATGTGGCTTGCACCAAGGGGCATGCCAGGATGTCCCGACTTTGCCCTTTCTACTTGGTCTACACTTAGAAACCTTATAGTGTTTATAAGAATCTCATCCCTACTCATGCCTGAACCAGCTCTTTTCTGAGCTCCTGTGCGGTCTCTACCATGTTCTTCAAAGAGGGAACTACCTCTTCCCATCTTCTGGTCTTTAGACCACAGTCGGGGTTTACCCACAGTATCTCCACTGGCAGAACCTTCATAGACCTTTCCAAGACAGTTCTCATCTGCTCCTTTGTAGGAATGGCAGGAGAGTGTATGTCATAAACGCCTATGCCTATGTGCCTGTCCCAACCTTTGAAGTTTTCAAAGGCGGAGATTATCTCGCCCTTACTCCGTGAAGCCTCTATGGAGATTACATCAAAGTCCATCTGATAGATATAATCCAAAACCTCGTTAAATTCGCTGTAGCACATGTGGGTGTGTATCTGAGTTTGTGGTTGAGCCTTGGAACACAGCCTAAAGGCTTTTACCGCCCAGTCAAAGTATTCCTGCCAGTCCTTTCTCTTGAGAGGTGCACCTTCCCTAAAGGCAGGCTCGTCTATCTGAATTATCTTTATGCCAGCCCTTTCAAGGTCTTTTACCTCCTCAAGCAGTGCCAGAGCTATCTGATAGGCTATTTCTCTCTTGCTTATGTCTTCTCTGTAGAAGCTCCAGTTTAGTATGGTTACAGGACCTGTGAGCATGCCCTTTACAGGCTTTTCCGTGAGAGACTGTGCGTAGCTAATCTCCTCTACCGTCATAGGCTCCGGTCTGTAAACATCGCCATATATTATGGGTGGTCTATAAACCCTTGAGCCGTAAGAGAGCACCCATCCGTGCTTTGTGACCGCAATACCCTCTAACTTCTGAGCGAAGAACTCCACCATATCCGTCCTTTCAAACTCACCATGCACCAAAACATCAAGCCCTATCTCCTCTTGAACCCTTATTGCGTGTTCTATCTGTTTCCTTATAAAGTCCTTGTATTCCTCTTCTGTTATTTTCCCAGAGGTGTATGCGGTCCTTGTTTTCCTTACTTCCTCTGTCTGTGGGAAAGAGCCAATGGTAGTGGTGGGAAGAAGAGGAAGTTTCAAAAGGTCTTGCTGTAGCCTTATCCTTTCCGCATAGGGCACATCCCTTTCAAAGTCCGAGGCGGTAAGGGATGCGACCCTTCTTCTTACTTCCTCTCTTACACCAAAAGCCTGCGTAGAGAGTTTTTCTGAGTGTTCCACTTCTCTTATCGCATCTTGGTCTCCTTGCAGAGCCTTCTTTATGGTGTGGAGCTCTCTTAGCTTTTCCTTTGCAAAGGAGAGCCTTTCCTTTAGACCCTCCTGCAGGCTATCCTCTGGCTCTACGCTCACAGGCAGATGGAAAAGGGGACAAGAGTTGGAAATAATTAGTTCTTTGCTAAGTTTGGCAAGCTCTTCCACAAGGTTTAGCTTTTCTCTGAGGTTTGCCCTCCACACATTCCTGCCGTTTATTATGCCCGCTATAAGAGCCTTGTCCTCTGGAAAGCCTTCCTTTCTTAGGTTTTCAAGGTTTTCTCTGTTAGAGACCAGGTCAAAACCAAGAGCCTTGACAGGAAGCTCCACAAACCTCTTGTAGTTAGAAACGCTGTCATAGTAGGTTATCACATAAACGCTTGCATGCTTGCTCAAGCAGGCATAGGTCTCATGCACCAAGTCCCACTCCCAATCTTGTATATCAAGACACAGAGCAGGGTCTTCCATTATCACCACCTGTGCACCCGCAGAACTTAGTGCCTTGAGCAACTCTTCGTAAGCTGGAAACACCGCATTGAGATATTCTTCAAAGTCCTTTTGACCTTCCAACTTTGAAAGCTCATAAAGAGGCAAATCTGACACAGAAGACCTTTTCAAGACCTTTGAGAGCTTAAGGAAAGTGTAGGGTGCTATTACCTTTGGAAGAGCCTCGTGTCCTTTGCCTTTTAGATAGGAGTATTCTTCAAGGGGTATGTTTTTGAAAAGCCTAAAGTCTTTGCCCTCAAGTTCTGGGACAAGGTAGTGATAGTTGGTATTGAAGTATTTTGTCATTTCAAGAGCCTGAGCACCCCGTGCCATCTGGAAGTAGGTCTCAAGACCCTTGTATTCTCCAAACCTTCTGGGAATTGCACCAAGGGTTATGGACATATCCAACATAAAGTCGTAATAGGAGATGTCTCCAGAGGGGAAGAGGTCTACACACTGCTTGTAGAGCCCAGCGATCCAATCTTTCAAAGAGTTCATGCCATCTATGAAATCCTGCTCTGATATTTTGCCCTTCCAAAAGTTTTCAAGAAGGCTTTTAAACTCCCTTTTCTCTCCCAGCTTAGGGAAGCCATAAGCAAGGGTTTTCATGGTAAACACCTCCTACTTTAATAGGGACGAAATACTATTATATGCCAACTCCTCTATCTGTCTTATTTTGGGATAAGGCTCCGGCTTGGAAAATATAAAGCCTTGAATGAAGTCCACACCAAGCTCAAGGAAAAAGTCCAGCTCTTCCCTTTTTTCAACACCCTCTGCCAAAACCTTTAT contains the following coding sequences:
- the metE gene encoding 5-methyltetrahydropteroyltriglutamate--homocysteine S-methyltransferase, which produces MKTLAYGFPKLGEKREFKSLLENFWKGKISEQDFIDGMNSLKDWIAGLYKQCVDLFPSGDISYYDFMLDMSITLGAIPRRFGEYKGLETYFQMARGAQALEMTKYFNTNYHYLVPELEGKDFRLFKNIPLEEYSYLKGKGHEALPKVIAPYTFLKLSKVLKRSSVSDLPLYELSKLEGQKDFEEYLNAVFPAYEELLKALSSAGAQVVIMEDPALCLDIQDWEWDLVHETYACLSKHASVYVITYYDSVSNYKRFVELPVKALGFDLVSNRENLENLRKEGFPEDKALIAGIINGRNVWRANLREKLNLVEELAKLSKELIISNSCPLFHLPVSVEPEDSLQEGLKERLSFAKEKLRELHTIKKALQGDQDAIREVEHSEKLSTQAFGVREEVRRRVASLTASDFERDVPYAERIRLQQDLLKLPLLPTTTIGSFPQTEEVRKTRTAYTSGKITEEEYKDFIRKQIEHAIRVQEEIGLDVLVHGEFERTDMVEFFAQKLEGIAVTKHGWVLSYGSRVYRPPIIYGDVYRPEPMTVEEISYAQSLTEKPVKGMLTGPVTILNWSFYREDISKREIAYQIALALLEEVKDLERAGIKIIQIDEPAFREGAPLKRKDWQEYFDWAVKAFRLCSKAQPQTQIHTHMCYSEFNEVLDYIYQMDFDVISIEASRSKGEIISAFENFKGWDRHIGIGVYDIHSPAIPTKEQMRTVLERSMKVLPVEILWVNPDCGLKTRRWEEVVPSLKNMVETAQELRKELVQA